The sequence below is a genomic window from Clostridium sp. BJN0001.
AAATTATAAATTGTAAAAGTAAATATAGAAGCGCTATTTATAAAATCGAAATCTTTTAACTTTTCTTTAGCCTTCTTTAATACAAACTCAAGTTTAGATATTTTCTAAATATAATCTTCTCTTTAAAACGTTTACATATATTTATAAAAATTTTTTTTATTTTGAAATTATTAATTTTTCAAGAACAGAATATAGTTTTTCATCATCTTCTTTAGTTCTCTTTTTAATTTTAGAACATTTTTTTCCTGCTTTTCTTCTTTTTAAAGATATATGTCTACTATATAACTTATCATCTATATTATCATCAGTATACATTTCACCTTTTGAATTAATCACTTTTGCATATTTTAAAAGGCACATAGCAGCAACTCCATAATCATCAGTTACTACAATATCATCTTTTAAAGTATTATTTACAACATACATATCAACACTTTGGAAACCATTATCAACCATTTTTATATCTATATAGCTGCTACTATATAAATGAGAATAATCACAATAAAGTAAAGCGTATATAGAATATTTTTCTACTAATAATTCAATAATGGAGATGCCAGGACAGGCATCTCCGTCAATTATTATCTTCAATTATTTTAATCTAGCTTCAAGAGCTTCTTTCATATCTTCGTATCCTGGTTTTCCAAGTAATCCGAACATATTCTTCTTATAAGCTTCAACTCCTGGTTGATTGAATGGATTTACTCCTAAAAGATATCCACTAATTCCACATGCTTTTTCGAAGAAATAAACCATATATCCAAAGTAATATGGTGTAAGTTCTGGAACATTTAATACGATATTAGGAACTCCTCCATCGTTATGAGCTAATAATGTACCTTCAAATGCTTTCTTATTAACAAAATCCATAGTCTTTCCAGCTAAGAAGTTTAATCCATCTAAATTGTCTTTATCTTCTCCAATTTCTATTTCATACTTAGCCTTCTCAACATTGATTACTGTTTCGAACATTATTCTTCTTCCCTGTTGTATATACTGTCCCATTGAATGAAGATCAGTTGTGAAATCAACACCTGCTGGGAATAATCCCTTATTATCTTTTCCTTCTGATTCTCCATAAAGTTGTTTCCACCATTCATTGAAATAATGAAGTGCTGGTTCATAATCAACTAAAATTTCAATTTCTTTTCCTTTATTGTAAAGGCAGTTTCTTACTGCTGCATATTTATAAGCATCATTTTCTTCAACTGATGGAGTATCATATGCTTTTCTTGAATCCTGAGCACCTTTCATCATTTCATCGATATCAATACCAGCTGCTGCTATAGGTAATAAACCAACTGCAGTTAAAACTGAATATCTTCCTCCAACATCATCAGGTACTACAAAAGTTTCATATCCTTCAGCATCAGCTAAAGTCTTTAAAGCTCCCTTTTTCTTATCAGTTGTAGCATAGATTCTCTTTCTTGCTTCATCTAAACCATATTTTTTCTCAACATATGCTCTTAAAATTCTAAATGCTA
It includes:
- a CDS encoding glucose-6-phosphate isomerase; this translates as MSKGLSLDLSKAMSFLNEEEIKNMNDMVKSAHEKLHNATGAGSDFLGWIDLPVNYDKEEFARIKKAGEKIKKDSDVLIVIGIGGSYLGARAAIEMLTSNFHNSLDDDKRTAPKIFYVGNNISSTYMTELIKAIDGKDVSLNVISKSGTTTEPAVAFRILRAYVEKKYGLDEARKRIYATTDKKKGALKTLADAEGYETFVVPDDVGGRYSVLTAVGLLPIAAAGIDIDEMMKGAQDSRKAYDTPSVEENDAYKYAAVRNCLYNKGKEIEILVDYEPALHYFNEWWKQLYGESEGKDNKGLFPAGVDFTTDLHSMGQYIQQGRRIMFETVINVEKAKYEIEIGEDKDNLDGLNFLAGKTMDFVNKKAFEGTLLAHNDGGVPNIVLNVPELTPYYFGYMVYFFEKACGISGYLLGVNPFNQPGVEAYKKNMFGLLGKPGYEDMKEALEARLK
- a CDS encoding DUF188 domain-containing protein produces the protein MKIIIDGDACPGISIIELLVEKYSIYALLYCDYSHLYSSSYIDIKMVDNGFQSVDMYVVNNTLKDDIVVTDDYGVAAMCLLKYAKVINSKGEMYTDDNIDDKLYSRHISLKRRKAGKKCSKIKKRTKEDDEKLYSVLEKLIISK